Proteins encoded in a region of the Zunongwangia endophytica genome:
- a CDS encoding NAD kinase — MKIGIYGQFYHENAGTYINQLLELLQEQKVEVIIESYFLELINKNQSVTGEYSDYETFDVLDDSFDLFFTIGGDGTILKSVNYIKNLDIPIVGINTGRLGFLSTIQKEQIGETIHAILRKDFSISPRAVLQVETNPEFDDEIFENVALNEIAVSRKNTTSMITVDTWLNDQYLTSYWADGLIIATPTGSTGYSLSCGGPVITPDADSIVITPIAPHNLNARPLIIKDNTKITLKVSGREDSHLLSMDSRLASLPNETEIIIKKAPYTINLVELHDNSFLQTLRKKLLWGEDKRN, encoded by the coding sequence ATGAAAATAGGCATTTACGGCCAGTTTTATCACGAAAACGCCGGCACTTATATCAATCAGCTTCTAGAGCTTTTACAAGAACAAAAAGTTGAAGTTATCATTGAAAGCTATTTTTTAGAACTTATCAATAAAAATCAAAGCGTTACCGGGGAATATAGTGACTATGAAACTTTCGATGTTTTAGATGACAGTTTTGATCTTTTTTTCACTATCGGTGGTGATGGCACCATATTAAAATCGGTGAATTATATTAAGAATCTGGATATTCCAATCGTTGGTATAAACACCGGGCGCTTAGGTTTTCTATCTACCATTCAGAAAGAGCAAATAGGCGAAACAATACACGCTATTCTAAGAAAAGATTTTAGTATTTCTCCTAGAGCGGTATTACAAGTTGAAACAAATCCAGAATTTGATGATGAAATTTTTGAAAACGTAGCCCTAAACGAAATAGCGGTTAGTAGAAAAAATACGACATCAATGATTACCGTAGACACCTGGCTAAACGATCAATATCTAACCTCTTACTGGGCTGATGGATTAATTATTGCTACACCTACAGGATCTACAGGATATTCTCTTAGTTGTGGCGGGCCGGTTATTACGCCAGATGCAGATTCTATTGTAATTACACCAATTGCGCCGCACAATTTAAATGCAAGGCCGCTTATTATAAAAGACAACACCAAAATCACATTAAAAGTTAGTGGACGCGAAGACTCTCATCTTCTATCTATGGATTCACGCTTAGCAAGTCTCCCTAATGAGACTGAAATTATAATCAAAAAAGCGCCATATACTATTAATCTTGTAGAACTCCACGACAATAGTTTTCTCCAGACATTAAGAAAGAAACTTT
- a CDS encoding acetoin utilization protein acuB, translating to MNMEEYILNDVSIRHFTDKIGEVQNDFNQLTYSHLPVENNGIYMGCISENDIRCFDAEKSIEDYQYALEGFFVRNTDYWLDILETFAQNNSNILPVLDNENEYLGYVELNEIMGIFNETPFLNEAGNIIVVEKGFKDYSLSEISQIIESSNVHLLGLFVSKIENDLAQITIKINPTGITEVIQSLRRYGYSIISQHQEDSFNKNLRDRSKYLDKYLNI from the coding sequence ATGAATATGGAAGAATATATTTTAAATGATGTTTCAATTCGTCATTTTACAGATAAAATTGGCGAGGTACAAAATGATTTTAATCAACTTACCTATTCTCACTTGCCAGTAGAGAACAACGGGATCTATATGGGATGCATTTCTGAAAATGATATTCGTTGTTTTGATGCTGAAAAATCTATCGAAGATTATCAATATGCGCTCGAAGGTTTTTTTGTTAGAAATACCGATTACTGGTTAGATATCCTAGAAACTTTTGCGCAGAACAATTCTAATATATTACCTGTCTTAGATAACGAAAATGAATATTTGGGCTATGTGGAATTAAATGAAATTATGGGAATTTTTAATGAAACTCCCTTTTTAAATGAAGCAGGAAATATTATTGTAGTAGAAAAAGGATTTAAAGATTATTCTTTAAGTGAAATAAGCCAGATTATAGAATCAAGCAATGTACATTTACTAGGTTTATTTGTTTCAAAGATTGAAAATGATCTTGCCCAAATCACCATTAAAATTAATCCTACCGGGATTACTGAAGTGATACAGTCATTAAGAAGATATGGCTACAGCATTATCTCGCAGCATCAGGAAGATTCTTTCAATAAAAATCTTCGAGACCGTTCTAAATACCTGGACAAATACCTAAACATTTAA
- a CDS encoding pyridoxine 5'-phosphate synthase gives MTKLSVNINKIATLRNARGGDIPNVVKCALDIEKFGAEGITVHPRPDERHIRYQDAKDLKPVLKTEFNIEGNPVTKFVNLVLEIKPAQVTLVPDAEDAITSNAGWDTIRYKEYLQEVISEFKKYGIRTSIFVDPDEKMIQGAAETGTDRIELYTESFAEKFAAGKKEEAVAPYAKCAKIAHDLGLGINAGHDLSLDNIEFFKNEVNFVDEVSIGHALIAEALYLGLEETIARYLKKLQ, from the coding sequence ATGACGAAGTTAAGCGTTAATATCAATAAGATTGCCACATTAAGAAATGCAAGGGGAGGAGATATACCTAATGTAGTGAAATGTGCTTTGGATATAGAGAAATTTGGAGCAGAGGGGATTACGGTGCATCCTCGCCCAGACGAAAGACATATTCGATATCAAGATGCGAAAGATCTGAAACCGGTTTTAAAAACGGAATTCAATATTGAAGGAAATCCAGTTACAAAATTCGTGAATCTCGTTTTAGAAATTAAACCAGCGCAGGTTACGCTAGTGCCAGATGCTGAAGATGCAATCACCAGTAATGCCGGTTGGGATACTATTCGCTATAAAGAATATCTGCAAGAGGTAATTTCAGAATTTAAAAAATATGGGATTCGTACTTCGATTTTTGTTGATCCAGATGAAAAAATGATTCAGGGAGCTGCGGAAACAGGAACAGATCGCATAGAACTTTATACCGAAAGTTTTGCTGAAAAATTTGCAGCAGGAAAGAAAGAAGAAGCTGTAGCGCCTTATGCTAAATGTGCCAAAATTGCACATGATTTAGGATTGGGTATAAATGCGGGTCACGATTTATCGCTAGATAATATAGAATTCTTTAAAAATGAAGTGAATTTTGTTGATGAAGTGTCTATTGGTCACGCCCTAATTGCAGAAGCGCTTTACTTAGGTTTGGAAGAGACTATCGCAAGATATTTAAAGAAATTACAGTAA